The following proteins come from a genomic window of Chryseobacterium glaciei:
- a CDS encoding CRTAC1 family protein produces MRKKLSFFVLLSNITWGIAQLTCASAVNLTVGTYTAPAVTGTPPSIVCNLGTLGSAAVWYKYTATANKNVTVSSFVAGQNVDTRVMVYSGSCGALACVAANDDSSGTSSQVTFGAVAGNTYYVVFDNRWSSLGFNFNVTESAPVINRLSFVSQPVTVAGSYNNCVVDMNGDYLDDIVSVVNNTQIVISYQKQGGGFNDVTYTIPNTTVLPSWSIAAGDYDNNGFNDLVYGSGSGIAFLKASADGTAFIADRKPQSFLVQRTNFIDINNDGKLDAFICDDNAPNRYYMNDGTNMNHNQGGMGDFPSGGNYGSIWIDYDNDGDMDLYIAKCSGGGSGPGGNIDELHRNNGNGTFTNVALAANMANPTQTWSTAWGDFNNDGWMDAVVGINATTNGLSKVMKNNGDGTFTDKSVGSGYDIVNASSREYIAYDFDNDGFLDVLGAGNTIMFGNGDFTFTPNATVYSLNITKRPIGDLNNDGFLDIQNGNTIMMNAGNTNKWLKVTLKGTQSNRNGIGARVEIYGAWGKQIRDVQSGTGFGNMSTLNAHFGIGQATAITKVIIKWPSGIVDTIYNVTPNTTLNVVEGSFLNTREVQTTQEIFTIYPNPSDDIINFKSKNDFTPTEAKVYEMTGRMVLQTKVERNSMSIKQLNSGIYMLVLADKNGKTYSQKLTKK; encoded by the coding sequence ATGAGAAAAAAATTATCCTTTTTTGTTTTATTATCTAATATAACATGGGGAATAGCACAACTTACTTGCGCTTCTGCAGTAAATCTTACGGTAGGAACATATACAGCACCTGCAGTTACAGGAACGCCACCATCCATAGTTTGTAATTTGGGAACTCTCGGATCAGCAGCGGTATGGTACAAATACACAGCTACTGCAAATAAGAATGTTACTGTTTCTTCGTTCGTAGCAGGGCAAAATGTAGACACAAGAGTGATGGTATATTCAGGAAGTTGTGGAGCATTAGCATGTGTTGCAGCAAATGATGACTCTTCTGGTACTTCTTCACAGGTTACCTTTGGAGCTGTTGCCGGAAACACCTATTATGTGGTGTTCGACAACAGATGGTCTAGTTTAGGATTTAATTTTAATGTAACTGAATCAGCACCTGTTATCAATCGACTTTCATTTGTTTCTCAGCCGGTTACGGTAGCCGGTAGTTACAATAACTGTGTGGTAGATATGAACGGGGATTATTTAGATGATATTGTTTCTGTCGTAAATAATACTCAAATCGTTATCTCATATCAAAAGCAGGGAGGTGGATTCAATGATGTTACGTATACAATTCCCAATACGACAGTATTACCTTCATGGAGCATTGCTGCCGGAGATTACGACAATAACGGTTTTAATGATCTGGTGTATGGTTCTGGAAGCGGGATTGCTTTTTTGAAAGCTAGTGCTGACGGAACGGCCTTTATTGCTGATAGAAAACCACAATCTTTTTTAGTTCAGAGAACTAATTTTATAGATATCAATAATGATGGAAAACTGGATGCTTTCATTTGTGATGATAACGCTCCGAACAGGTATTATATGAATGATGGAACAAATATGAACCACAATCAGGGAGGAATGGGAGATTTCCCTTCTGGTGGAAATTACGGTTCTATCTGGATTGATTATGATAACGATGGTGACATGGACTTATACATTGCAAAATGTAGCGGAGGAGGTTCCGGTCCCGGAGGAAATATAGATGAGCTTCACAGAAACAACGGAAACGGAACTTTCACAAACGTTGCTCTTGCTGCGAATATGGCTAATCCTACCCAGACATGGTCTACTGCTTGGGGAGATTTTAATAATGATGGTTGGATGGACGCTGTCGTAGGAATCAATGCTACAACCAACGGGCTGAGCAAAGTGATGAAGAATAATGGGGATGGTACATTTACCGATAAATCAGTAGGTTCGGGTTATGATATAGTTAATGCTTCAAGCAGAGAATATATTGCTTATGATTTTGATAATGATGGATTTCTGGATGTCTTAGGCGCAGGAAATACAATCATGTTTGGAAATGGTGATTTTACTTTTACTCCAAATGCTACTGTTTACAGCTTAAATATAACAAAGCGCCCAATTGGAGATCTCAATAATGACGGATTTCTGGATATTCAGAATGGAAATACCATCATGATGAATGCCGGAAACACCAATAAATGGCTAAAAGTAACATTAAAAGGAACTCAAAGTAACAGAAACGGAATCGGAGCAAGAGTTGAAATTTACGGAGCTTGGGGAAAACAAATCCGAGATGTACAGAGCGGAACAGGTTTCGGAAATATGAGTACACTGAATGCTCATTTCGGAATTGGTCAGGCTACAGCCATTACAAAAGTAATTATAAAATGGCCTTCAGGTATTGTTGATACGATTTACAATGTAACGCCAAACACGACATTAAATGTTGTGGAAGGATCATTCTTGAATACGAGAGAAGTACAGACTACTCAGGAAATATTCACTATTTATCCAAATCCGAGTGATGATATTATCAATTTTAAATCTAAAAATGATTTTACTCCAACCGAAGCAAAAGTGTATGAAATGACTGGTAGAATGGTTTTACAAACAAAGGTTGAAAGAAACTCAATGTCTATCAAACAATTAAATTCAGGTATTTACATGCTTGTTTTGGCAGATAAAAATGGAAAAACATATTCTCAGAAGCTAACGAAAAAATAA
- a CDS encoding DUF2062 domain-containing protein, with protein MTLPEVQNAISEKKICILIPTYNNEKTLRRVITGVLDYTESIIVINDGSTDSTPRILGQYPQITTVSLPENKGKGNGLKIGFRKAKELGFNYSITIDSDGQHYPDDLPVFVEALLNEEHDVLLIGNRNMSQDGIPKKSSFGNRFSNFWFWFETGIKLEDTQSGYRLYPLHKIPKKYFTPKFEFEIEIIVRTAWRHVPVKNVPIKVLYDPAERVSHFRPFKDFTRISILNTILVTITLLYIIPRNFINNFRKKSFKRFIKEDVLESDGSNRTKAFSIALGVFIGFSPLWGFHTLLTISLAVLFKLNKVLAFVASNVSFPPFIPFIIAASLFLGSPFVHSDSNILSSELNFELIKNNLLQYVIGSTILATTMSMILGIGTFFFLNRVNPDNN; from the coding sequence ATGACCCTTCCTGAAGTACAGAATGCAATTTCTGAAAAGAAAATCTGCATTTTAATACCTACTTACAACAACGAGAAAACTCTGAGAAGAGTGATTACTGGTGTTTTAGACTATACCGAAAGTATCATTGTGATCAATGATGGTTCTACGGACTCCACACCTCGCATTCTCGGTCAATATCCTCAGATTACAACCGTTTCCCTGCCTGAGAATAAAGGAAAAGGAAATGGACTTAAAATAGGTTTCAGAAAGGCAAAAGAATTGGGGTTCAATTATTCAATAACGATTGATTCAGACGGGCAACATTATCCGGATGACCTTCCGGTTTTTGTGGAAGCATTATTGAATGAAGAACATGATGTTTTACTGATCGGAAATCGAAATATGTCGCAAGACGGAATTCCAAAGAAAAGCAGTTTCGGAAATCGTTTTTCTAATTTCTGGTTTTGGTTTGAAACCGGAATTAAGCTGGAAGACACCCAATCCGGTTATCGTTTATATCCTTTACATAAAATTCCGAAAAAATATTTTACTCCAAAATTTGAGTTTGAGATTGAAATTATTGTAAGAACAGCCTGGAGACATGTTCCCGTAAAAAATGTTCCGATAAAAGTTTTGTATGATCCTGCGGAAAGGGTTTCGCATTTCAGACCTTTCAAAGATTTTACAAGAATCAGTATTCTGAATACGATCTTGGTGACGATTACTTTGCTTTATATTATTCCGAGAAATTTTATTAATAATTTCAGGAAGAAAAGCTTTAAAAGATTCATTAAAGAAGATGTTTTAGAAAGCGACGGAAGCAACCGTACAAAGGCTTTTTCTATTGCGCTTGGGGTTTTTATAGGATTTTCTCCGTTGTGGGGATTTCATACTTTATTAACTATTTCTCTGGCGGTTCTTTTTAAACTGAACAAAGTCTTGGCTTTTGTAGCTTCTAACGTGAGTTTTCCACCGTTTATCCCTTTTATCATTGCAGCTTCACTATTTTTAGGTTCTCCTTTTGTACATAGCGACAGTAATATTTTAAGCAGTGAACTTAATTTTGAACTGATTAAGAATAATCTTCTTCAATACGTAATCGGAAGTACCATTTTAGCGACCACAATGTCTATGATTTTAGGAATAGGCACTTTTTTCTTTTTGAATAGAGTGAATCCTGATAATAATTAA